A region from the Paraburkholderia youngii genome encodes:
- a CDS encoding amino acid synthesis family protein, which yields MSAELRKIATFIETTYVEGGKAAGKPVTTVIVAAVIRNPWAGQGFVEDLRAEILASAPSLGETLTRQLTDLMPAERVQAYGKAAVVGVNGEIEHASALIHTLRFGNVFRHAVEGTAFLSFTNTRVGPGALISVPMIHKSETGKRSHFITSTFQIADAPGPDEIVIAIGASDGGRVHPRIADRFQDMEEMANEQAST from the coding sequence GTGAGCGCCGAACTTCGAAAAATCGCGACCTTCATCGAGACAACCTACGTCGAAGGGGGTAAGGCAGCGGGAAAGCCCGTCACGACGGTCATCGTGGCGGCAGTGATTCGCAACCCGTGGGCCGGACAGGGTTTCGTTGAAGACCTGCGGGCCGAAATTCTCGCGTCGGCACCCTCTCTCGGGGAAACCCTGACGCGACAACTGACAGACCTCATGCCCGCCGAACGGGTACAGGCGTATGGGAAAGCGGCCGTGGTCGGCGTGAACGGCGAAATCGAGCACGCGTCGGCGTTGATCCATACACTGCGCTTCGGCAACGTGTTTCGCCACGCCGTCGAAGGCACCGCCTTTCTGAGCTTCACCAATACGCGTGTCGGACCAGGCGCCCTGATTTCAGTGCCGATGATCCACAAATCGGAAACCGGTAAGCGCTCTCACTTCATTACGAGCACCTTCCAGATTGCAGATGCGCCCGGCCCAGACGAAATCGTGATCGCGATCGGCGCCTCCGACGGCGGACGGGTCCATCCCCGAATCGCAGACCGCTTCCAGGATATGGAAGAGATGGCCAACGAACAGGCGTCCACCTGA